The following are encoded in a window of Castanea sativa cultivar Marrone di Chiusa Pesio chromosome 5, ASM4071231v1 genomic DNA:
- the LOC142635350 gene encoding uncharacterized protein LOC142635350, with product MAPWPFAQWGLDIMSPFPIAMRQLKFLVVGIDYFIKWVEVEALATIKNHYSSPAHPQVNGQVEVKNRSLLKIIKTWLKGVKSIWPEELPSVLWAYKTTARTPTEETPFWLAYGSEAVILTEVGLTSYRVENHNEIRNEEAMRLQLDLVDEVRATVEQRLARYQDLMAKHYNFRVKHRNFQIGDLVLRKVKGATRDPSQGKLGPNWEGPHKFTSW from the coding sequence ATGGCTCcatggcctttcgctcaatgggggttggacatcATGAGCCCATTCCCTATAGCAATGAGACAGCTGAAGTTCCTAGTGGTAGGCATAGACTACTTTATCAAATGGGTAGAAGTTGAAGCTTTGGCCACCATCAAGAACCATTACTCCTCCCCCGCCCACCCTCAGGTCAACGGGCAAGTTGAGGTCAAGAATCGATCCTTGCTTAAAATTATCAAGACTTGGCTCAAGGGGGTAAAGAGTATATGGCCAGAAGAGTTGCCAAGCGTACTATGGGCATACAAGACAACAGCCAGAACGCCAACAGAAGAGACGCCGTTTTGGTTGGCATACGGAAGTGAGGCAGTTATCCTAACTGAGGTCGGACTCACAAGCTATAGAGTGGAAAACCATAATGAGATTAGGAACGAAGAAGCCATGCGCCTACAGCTTGACCTAGTGGACGAGGTCAGGGCGACAGTTGAACAAAGGCTAGCACGATACCAGGATctcatggccaagcactacaacttTAGAGTCAAACATAGAAACTTCCAAATTGGGGACCTCGTCTTGAGAAAGGTAAAGGGTGCCACGAGAGATCCCTCCCAGGGAAAGCttggacctaattgggaaggaccccaCAAATTCACGTCATGGTAA